The Caproicibacterium amylolyticum genome includes the window AAGGTAATAATCTCTTTACTGCGGTCCAGCTCCGTCAGGCGGCTGCGCAGCTGGCCAAGCGGGATATGAACAGCGTTAGGAATGGTAAATGCCATGAGTTCGGCATCTTCTCTTACATCCAGCAAAACCGCATCCGGATGCTTATGTTCGACATCCCAATCAGAAAACACCACCAGACCGTTCAGCACATTTTCGGCCACAAAACCTGCCATGTTTACCGGGTCTTTTGCGGAAGAGTACGGCGGCGCATAAGCAAGCTCCAGCTTTTTCAGGTCATCAATCCCAGCTCCCATCCGCAGGGCGACTGCCAGTGTGTCAATGCGTTTATCCACACCGTCACGCCCGACAATCTGCGCGCCGAAAATCTTCCTGCCGTCCATAGAAAAAAGCAGCTTCAACGTCATAGGAACAGCACCCGGATAGTAGCCGGCGTGGGAATTCTGCGTGATGATAATACTTTCGTAGTCCTTGCCTTTTGTAAGGCCGCGCTTTTGCAGAGTCTTTTCATTGGAACCAGTGGAAGCTGCGGTCAAATCAAATACCTTTGCCACGCTGGTGCCTTGTGTGCCTTCATATCGCTCCTGAGCGCCCGCAATGTTATTAGCCGCAATGCGTCCCTGCTTGTTAGCCGGGCCTGCCAGCGGAACCATAGTACGTTCCTTGGAAACGAAGTCTTCCACTTCAATCACATCGCCTACTGCATAAATGGACGGATCAGAGGTTTTCAGAGTGTCATCCACCACAATGCCGCCGCGCACGTTCAAAGAAAGGCCCGCGGCTTTGGCAAGCTCGCTGTTGGGGCGAACACCGATAGCAAGAATAATCAGGTCGGTTTCTACTGCTTTTCCGCTTTTCAGTGTTACTGTTACTCGGTCGTTTTCCTCCCGAAAGGAGGCAACACCGTCTCCAAGGAAAAGCTTTACACCGTTTTGCAGAATGTTTTCGTGGAGTATCTGCGCCATTTCATAGTCAAGCGGTGCCATGACTTGGTCCATCGCTTCAATTAGTGACACTTCAATGCCGGCATGACGCAGGTTTTCTGCCATTTCAAGGCCGATAAAACCACCGCCAATGACGGCAGTTTTCTTGATATTCTGTTTCTGAATGAGTGCATGAATGCGATCAGTGTCCGGTACCGTCCACAGGGTCTGAATACGGGAAGACTCGATTCCTGGAATCGGAGGACGAACCGGAGAGGAGCCGGTGGCAATCACCAAGGTATCATAAGCTTCCTCATAGATTTCGCCTGTTTCCAAGCGCTTTACAATAATCACTTTCTTATCCCGATCGATGGAAACAACCTCGTTTTGTACCCGAACATCCACTTTAAACTTTTTCTGCATGGCTTCCGGGGTCTGCAAAATCAGAGCGTCTCGGGATTTGATGACATCACCCACATGATAGGGCAATCCACAGTTGGCATACGAAATGTACTTGCCGCGTTCCAACAGTATGATGTTGGCTTCCTCATCCAATCTGCGAAGTCTTGCAGCGCAGCTGGCACCACCCGCTACACCACCGATAATAACAACCTTTTTCATTGTTTCCTCCTTGTTGAATGTATGTTGTGAAATGACAGTAAGCAGCGAAAGACTTTTCTCTTCCGCTGCTTACCACGCCAATTTATTACTTCCCAATCATACTGAGAATTTCGGTCTTAGGCTTTACGCCAACAGACTGCTGCTCTATTTTGCCGTCCTTGATAAGAACCAGCGTGGGAATGCTCATTACGCCGAACTGACGGGCAAGCTCCGGCTGTTCATCTACATTTACTTTACCGACCTTAATATCAGCGGTTTCTTCTGCAATTTCGTCCACAACGGGCGAAAGCATCTTGCAGGGTCCGCACCAGCTGGCCCAGAAGTCCAGCAGGACAGGTTTGTCGGAGTTTGTAACCTCGGTGTTGTAGTTGGAATTGGTAATTGTTAAAACAGACATATTTATTCTCCTTTTCTTTTTGTAGTTCGTTTCTTATGAGCTTAGTATATCCAATAATGAAGCATCTCTCTGTAATTGAGTCACAAAAGAATTTTTATCGGCAAAAATCATGTCGAGTTCCTTTTGTCGTATCTTATCATTTATCGCTGCTTTCATGCAAAGTCGTGAAAGTACTTGACAACTATTTTAGGCAGTTGTATAATATTAAATATAGGCAACTGCCTAAAAAGGAAGGTGAATAAATTGAACGAGATGAAAAAGCTGCCGGATTCAGAATTTGCGGTGATGCAGGCAGTGTGGGCGCAGACGCCGCCGGTTACCGCCGGGCAAGTGCAGAACTTGGTGTCGGAATACGGCTGGAAACTGCCAACGGTCATTTCTTTTCTGAAGCGTCTGGTGGAAAAAGGCTATCTTAGTACGCAGAAAGAAGGCAAGGAACGCCGCTTTTCACCGCTGATAGAGCAGCAGAACTATTTACAGTTTGAAACGCAAAGTTTTTTAAAGCAATATCATGGAAGTTCTGTGGCCAGTTTGGTGAATACACTGTACAACGGCAAAAGTATTTCAGACAGCGAATTGGATGATTTGCTGCAGTGGGTGCACAGAAAAAAAGAGGAGAATGACGCATGAAGACATTCTTGATTTCTTCTTTTACGGTTGCAGTGGTAATGCTGATATACCGGATGCTACTGCCGTGGCTGCAAAAGAAGTACTCGGTGCGGGCGCTGTGCGTAGTCTGGATTTTTCTGGCCTTTAGCCTGCTGGTTCCGGTGCGTCCGGCATTGCCGCTACTTCCGGCACAGCCGGGTACAGCAGTGTCTGTACCACAGCGGCCGGTGTCAGTGACTGCTTTTCCAATAAAGAAACCGCATGTGGTTACTGTACAGCAAGCGTCGGAACGTGCACAGACGCAGCCATTTTCACCGGAGACAGGGCTGATGGTAGTTTGGCTTGTTGGCGTGGCAGCGTCTGTGCTGTATGCAGTTTTGCGTCAGCACAGTTTTGTAAAGCTGGTACGGCATTGGAGCTGTCCCTGTGAAAATGCAGAGTTGCTGACGCTGCTGGAGGAGTGCCGCAAACAGGTGGAGGTACACAGTGCGGTTAGGCTTTACATCTGTTCGGCGGTACAGTCACCCATGAAAATAGGTTTGCTTCAGCCTGCTATTTTACTGCCAAAAAAGAAATATCAAAATGAACAATACCGCTTCTTTTTTCTTCACGAACTAACGCATCACAAGAATCACGACTTGTGGGAACGCTTTCTGGTGCTGACTGTTTCTGCAATCCATTGGTTTAATCCGGCTGTTTATTTGATGCAGCAGTCCTTGAGTGAACTTCAGGAGCTGCGCTGTGATGCGGCGGTATTAAAGGGGACGAATTTGGAGCTCCGCTGTCAGTACACCCAAACTGTTTTGGAAGTTGCAAAAGACTGTACCTGCAGAAAGGCTGCACTTACTACAGCGTTTGCAAGCAATCACAATGGCCTAAAAAGTCGCGTACACAATGCCATGGAAACAGATGTGAAGCGCCGTGGAACAGCGTGTGTGGCATGTGGTTTATGTGCGGCGATTCTGGCAGGCTGCACCTTGGTTCCGGCCAGTGCGGGCACAAGCGCGGCAGTGCGTTCGGTTCCGGAAAAACCGCTGGTGGAAAGTGCCGTTTCTTCTTGGACGTTTCAGCCAGGTGTGACGAAACCGGCTGCTTCCAGCAAACCGGTACTTTCCAGCAAGCCAGTGGCTTCCTCTGCGTCGGCTGTGCATATTGCTTTGTGCAAACCAAAGGCTGCCGCAGTGAAGAGGCAATCCAGCAGCGTGCCGGTTTCCGCGGCTTCTGCCACCAGCAGTACTGATACCAAAGCTTTTTCAAAGGAAGCCAGCGAGCCAGCGCAGCTGTCTGATTACCTAAAGCTGACATTTTCTCAGCTAAAAAAAGCTTATGGGCCTGAAGTAAAATACAATTACACTTCTAGAAATATGATAAATTACAGCTTTTATTATCTTGGCAGCAGCCTGCGGTTTGCTTTTGCAGATACAGGCAGTGACATGTCCAACAGCAAGCCACAGGCAGCTTACTATTATAATTACGGAAATAACGGCACAGTGACCGCGCAAGGTGGGCTGAAAATAAATTTGACATATCAGCAAGTTCAAAAGGTGCCGGGCTCTAAACTACGTCACTCCAGCATAGAAAACGACCCCGCTGCTTGGGAGGTGATGCTGCCAGATAATATTCGTTATAGCTATGTTGGCAGTGAAAACGCTCCGCCAGCTTGGAATGCCGTTGCATACAGGATTTCAGTTGGATCAGCTGAATAAAAATCAGCTGTGAAAATGCAAAGCAGCTTTATTTATAAATCTGCATTTACAACACAATATGGCTGGCAAATGGTCAGCCAAACACTTCGACAGGTACAGAAAAGTAGCCGTTCTGTATAACATTGAGATTTGGAGAAAGAGGTATTTTCAGTGAAAAAATTTTTATCAGTTCTTTTAACCGGAACATTTTTGTTGAGCTTACCCACGCCTGCTTTTGCAGCACAGCCAAAATCAATGTTTCCCGCTGCACAAATGACTGCTGTGAAAACGGAAACATCTGACAGTACGGTTATACCGAACAGCAGCTCCGGCATTCCGGACTGGGCGCTTTATACCGCAGTCAAATCAACTGCTAAGGTAAGCGAAAACAAGGACTTGACAGTAGGCGATGCGAAAAAAGTTACTTCACTTGAATTTTGTGATGGCCCACAGGTAAAATCACTCAAAGGAATTTCATTCTGTCCTAATTTACTATCCTTCAAAGACCAAACAATAGTGGATTCAACCGGAAATGTTCTGGAGGATTTAGGCGATATATCTGCTTTGCAGCAGCTGCAGACATTAGAAATTGATGGTTACCCAACATTGATAACCACAAAGAATAAACTGAAAAATTTATCTCCACTTTCCGGTTTGACCAGTCTGCGCAGCCTGACGATTTCTTACGAGCCAATTACAGATATTTCTGTATTGAAAGAATTAAAAGGACTGGAAACACTGAAACTTGACAACTGCCATATCGGCGATTTGACTCCGCTGCAAAGTTTAACGAAGCTGCAGTCTCTTAATATTAGCTGCAATCAAGTCAAAGACCTGACACCGCTAAAAAGTCTTGCGAATTTGAAAACGCTTGCGCTTTCCAGCAACAAATTTAACGATTTGGCTCCGCTTAAAAATTTGACTGAACTAACATCTTTGGCACTGAACAATAATGTACTGCAAAGTATTGAACCGCTGACAGCACTGACTAATCTGACAAAGCTGGATATCGGCGGCGATTATTTGCTTGATTTTTCCCCGCTGGCAAAGCTTACGAAACTGCGCGAATTGTATGCGTCCTCAACTGGTATTACAAGTGCAGAAGAGCTTGCAAAACTGCCTGTGCTGGAAAAGCTATCACTTGATTGCAACAGCATAGACGATGCTGCACCGCTTGCGGGTATGATATCATTGAAAGAACTTGATCTTTCAAATAATAAACTAACAGATATTGCTTCGCTTGCAGCATTGAAAAAGACGCTGCAAAAACTGTCTGTAAACGGTAATAAAATTGACATTA containing:
- the trxA gene encoding thioredoxin, which produces MSVLTITNSNYNTEVTNSDKPVLLDFWASWCGPCKMLSPVVDEIAEETADIKVGKVNVDEQPELARQFGVMSIPTLVLIKDGKIEQQSVGVKPKTEILSMIGK
- a CDS encoding M56 family metallopeptidase yields the protein MKTFLISSFTVAVVMLIYRMLLPWLQKKYSVRALCVVWIFLAFSLLVPVRPALPLLPAQPGTAVSVPQRPVSVTAFPIKKPHVVTVQQASERAQTQPFSPETGLMVVWLVGVAASVLYAVLRQHSFVKLVRHWSCPCENAELLTLLEECRKQVEVHSAVRLYICSAVQSPMKIGLLQPAILLPKKKYQNEQYRFFFLHELTHHKNHDLWERFLVLTVSAIHWFNPAVYLMQQSLSELQELRCDAAVLKGTNLELRCQYTQTVLEVAKDCTCRKAALTTAFASNHNGLKSRVHNAMETDVKRRGTACVACGLCAAILAGCTLVPASAGTSAAVRSVPEKPLVESAVSSWTFQPGVTKPAASSKPVLSSKPVASSASAVHIALCKPKAAAVKRQSSSVPVSAASATSSTDTKAFSKEASEPAQLSDYLKLTFSQLKKAYGPEVKYNYTSRNMINYSFYYLGSSLRFAFADTGSDMSNSKPQAAYYYNYGNNGTVTAQGGLKINLTYQQVQKVPGSKLRHSSIENDPAAWEVMLPDNIRYSYVGSENAPPAWNAVAYRISVGSAE
- a CDS encoding BlaI/MecI/CopY family transcriptional regulator, which codes for MKKLPDSEFAVMQAVWAQTPPVTAGQVQNLVSEYGWKLPTVISFLKRLVEKGYLSTQKEGKERRFSPLIEQQNYLQFETQSFLKQYHGSSVASLVNTLYNGKSISDSELDDLLQWVHRKKEENDA
- a CDS encoding FAD-dependent oxidoreductase codes for the protein MKKVVIIGGVAGGASCAARLRRLDEEANIILLERGKYISYANCGLPYHVGDVIKSRDALILQTPEAMQKKFKVDVRVQNEVVSIDRDKKVIIVKRLETGEIYEEAYDTLVIATGSSPVRPPIPGIESSRIQTLWTVPDTDRIHALIQKQNIKKTAVIGGGFIGLEMAENLRHAGIEVSLIEAMDQVMAPLDYEMAQILHENILQNGVKLFLGDGVASFREENDRVTVTLKSGKAVETDLIILAIGVRPNSELAKAAGLSLNVRGGIVVDDTLKTSDPSIYAVGDVIEVEDFVSKERTMVPLAGPANKQGRIAANNIAGAQERYEGTQGTSVAKVFDLTAASTGSNEKTLQKRGLTKGKDYESIIITQNSHAGYYPGAVPMTLKLLFSMDGRKIFGAQIVGRDGVDKRIDTLAVALRMGAGIDDLKKLELAYAPPYSSAKDPVNMAGFVAENVLNGLVVFSDWDVEHKHPDAVLLDVREDAELMAFTIPNAVHIPLGQLRSRLTELDRSKEIITFCAIGVRSYNAARILMQNGFTNVKLYPAGTRFYQSVHPQTETSVFTAPVTISDNDHTDNADHPTAAMRIDCSGMQCPGPIMKVFETMKNMKDGEVIEVSASDPGFARDIGAWCRRTGNTLVSNERRGNDYVACVKKSTKPATAVKDTVVMDSSGGKTIIVFSGDLDKVLASFIIANGAAAMGRPVTMFFTFWGLTALRKEKKQPVKKSLMESMFGAMLPRGSKKLKLSKMNMGGMGTAMMKKIMNDKSVDSLEALIQKAMQAGVKIVACTMSMDVMGIKKEELIDGVELGGVGTYLGDAEESNVNLFI
- a CDS encoding leucine-rich repeat domain-containing protein, which translates into the protein MKKFLSVLLTGTFLLSLPTPAFAAQPKSMFPAAQMTAVKTETSDSTVIPNSSSGIPDWALYTAVKSTAKVSENKDLTVGDAKKVTSLEFCDGPQVKSLKGISFCPNLLSFKDQTIVDSTGNVLEDLGDISALQQLQTLEIDGYPTLITTKNKLKNLSPLSGLTSLRSLTISYEPITDISVLKELKGLETLKLDNCHIGDLTPLQSLTKLQSLNISCNQVKDLTPLKSLANLKTLALSSNKFNDLAPLKNLTELTSLALNNNVLQSIEPLTALTNLTKLDIGGDYLLDFSPLAKLTKLRELYASSTGITSAEELAKLPVLEKLSLDCNSIDDAAPLAGMISLKELDLSNNKLTDIASLAALKKTLQKLSVNGNKIDITPEELDTILPDAMKKSMTDADYKKLLTDIVGSQMVEKNVRFFPDWLEDSYGQITSESVVDLPLGATRKFGVLANVKIKGAANLCTGNGTVAATRLYKKWDGEGGSYGLYGCGKIGQVTGVYMNGQKLFAVRLIAPPFTSDTTQDVTRRVGQRYTFRVTVPYGGQVPSFTVGNGSLLSTYVAGKVTKKKDSSKNYFFGYRCLKRGRTGVYVTLGGKNYCAFCANVQ